Proteins found in one Muntiacus reevesi chromosome 2, mMunRee1.1, whole genome shotgun sequence genomic segment:
- the ZNF568 gene encoding zinc finger protein 568 isoform X5, with protein sequence MKPAQRNLYRDVMLENYSNLVTVGCQVTKPDVIFKLEQEEEPWVVEEELLGRHCSEVWKVDEQIKKQQETHVRNVTSISKKTLIKENVLEYKNVAKVFPLDSDIVTSRQKFYECDSLDKDFEHSLDLFSYEKGFMKKKSYECNKYGKPFYHCSSHVITPFKCNQCGQDFNHRYDLIRHERTHAGEKPYECKECGKAFSRKENLITHQKIHTGEKPYKCNECGKAFIQMSNLIRHQRIHTGEKPYACKDCWKAFSQKSNLIEHERIHTGEKPYECKECGKAFSQKQNLIEHEKIHTGEKPYACNECGRAFSRMSSVNLHMRSHTGEKPYKCNKCGKAFSQCSVFIIHMRSHTGEKPYVCSECGKAFSQSSSLTVHMRNHTAEKPYECNECGKAFSRKENLITHQKIHTGEKPYECNECGKAFIQMSNLIRHQRIHTGEKPYACTVCGKAFSQKSNLTEHEKIHTGEKPYHCNQCGKAFSQRQNLLEHEKIHTGEKPFKCNECGKAFSRISSLTLHVRSHTGEKPYECNKCGKAFSQCSLLIIHMRIHTGEKPYECNECGKAFSQRASLSIHKRGHTGEKRRVY encoded by the coding sequence AAGTTTGGAAAGTTGATgaacagatcaagaagcaacaggaaaCCCATGTGAGAAATGTCACATCCATCTCCAAGAAAACTCTGATTAAGGAAAATGTCCTTGAATATAAAAATGTTGCAAAAGTGTTTCCTCTGGACTCAGACATTGTTACTTCAAGACAAAAGTTCTATGAATGTGACTCACTTGATAAGGATTTTGAACATAGTTTAGACTTATTTAGTTATGAGAAAGgctttatgaaaaagaaaagttatgaatgtAATAAATATGGGAAACCATTTTACCATTGCTCATCCCATGTCATAACCCCCTTTAAGTGTAATCAGTGTGGACAGGACTTTAATCATAGATATGACCTCATCAGACATGAGAGAACTCAtgctggagagaaaccctatgaatgtaaggaatgtggaaaagctttcagtaGGAAGGAAAATCTTATTACACATCAAAAAATTCATACTGGGGAAAAACCATATAAGTGTAATGAATGTGGAAAAGCTTTCATTCAGATGTCAAACCTTATTAGacaccagagaattcatactggagagaaaccttatgcaTGTAAGGATTGTTGGAAAGCCTTCAGTCAGAAATCAAATCTCATTGAACAtgagagaattcatactggagaaaaaccctatgaatgtaaggaatgtggaaaagccttcagCCAGAAGCAAAATCTTATTGAGCATGAGAAaattcatactggtgagaaaccttATGCATGTAATGAATGTGGTAGAGCTTTTTCTCGGATGTCATCTGTTAATCTACATATGAGAAGTCACACAGGGGAGAAACCctataaatgtaataaatgtggaaaagccttctcTCAATGCTCAGTATTTATTATACATATGAGAAGTCATACAGGTGAGAAACCCTATGTATGTAGTGAATGTGGAAAAGCATTCTCTCAAAGTTCATCCCTTACTGTACACATGAGAAATCATACAGctgagaaaccctatgaatgtaatgaatgtggaaaagccttcagCCGGAAAGAAAATCTCATTACacatcagaaaattcatactggagaaaaaccttatgaatgtaatgaatgtgggaaagcTTTTATTCAGATGTCAAACCTCATCCGacaccagagaattcatactggtgaAAAACCCTATGCATGTACAGtatgtgggaaagcctttagtCAGAAATCAAATCTCACAGAACATGAaaaaattcatactggagagaaaccctatcaTTGTAATCAgtgtggaaaagctttcagtcagAGACAAAACCTTCTTGAACATGAaaaaattcatactggagagaaaccatttAAATGTAATGAGTGCGGTAAAGCTTTTTCTCGAATCTCATCCCTTACTCTTCATGTTAGAAGTCATACAGGGGAGAAACCGTATGAATGTAATAaatgtggaaaagccttctcTCAATGCTCATTACTTATTATACATATGAGAATTCACACTggtgagaaaccctatgaatgtaatgaatgtggaaaaGCATTCTCTCAAAGAGCATCCCTTTCTATACATAAGAGGGGTCATACAGGTGAGAAACGCCGAGTGTACTAA